The genomic interval AACATAGAAAATTTAAATATAGTGTTTAAAAGATCAATGGAAGATAGCAATATATTATCAAAATATAAGATAAAGTTATATAATTCATCTATTTTTATCGTATTACATTTTTTGTATTAATGAAAATTATGAAAAGAGGGAATATAGCGCTTAAAAAATACAATTTATGATAAAATAATTTTTGCTTATTAAATCATAAGGTTTAGATATTTAACGATTAATTTCATCGATGATATGATAAATGCAAGGTTAGTCCTTAACTTAAATGTGCGCACATTCGAGTAGTGAAAATTGATAAATGAAGATGATAGCTTCCTGATAAAAGGTATTTATATTGAGAGGGGATTTTTTATAATGGCATCAACAACAATCGATAGTCAAATTTTCGGCTGTTTATTCAGCACAGATAAAATGAGAGAGATTTTCAGCGATAAAAGTATTGCACAAAAATGGTTAGATACAGAAGCTGCGCTTGCAAAAGCACAAGGGGAATTAGGAATTATTCCAAAAGAAAAAGCAGATGAAATTAATAAAAAAGCAAATGCTGCATTATTGGATATTCCACAAATCGGCGAATATTATAAAAGCTCTATTACGATTGTTCCGTTATTAAAAGCGTTTAAAGCGGTTTTAGATGACAACGCAGGTGAATATGTGCACTGGGGCGCAACTAGTCAAGACATCGTCGATACAGGCCTTGTTTTGCAAATGCGAGATGCTTATGATGTATTGCTTGAACAATTAAAAAGCTGTCAGAAATCAACGCTTAAGTTGGTTAAAGAACATAGAGATACCATCATGTGTGGTCGTACGCATGTCATTCATGCATTGCCAATTACGCTTGGTTATAAAGTTGCTGTTTGGGCAGATGAACTTGGCAGAAATATCGAACGTATGGAAGCGATGAAAGATAGAGTTTTTGTTGGGGAAATGTCTGGTGCTGTTGGTACTTTAGCATCTCATCCAGAAAAAGGACTTGAAGTACAAGCAAGAATGATGGAAATTTTAAATTTAAATGTTCCTGCAATTTCTTGGCATGTAGCACGTGATAATCAAGCTGAATTTGTCAGCACGCTCGCAATTATTGCTGGTACGATTGGCAAAATCGCAAGTGAAATTCTTTCCTTGCAAAGAACAGAAATTATTGAATTAGAAGAACCTTTCTTTATGGGAAAAGTGGGTTCATCTACAATGCCGCATAAACGCAATCCGCAAGTAGTTGAAAATATCATTGCAGTTTGTCGCAGCGTAAGAAGTATTGCGCCTGCAATTGTAGAATCCATGGTAAGTGAAAATGAACGTGACTGGGGCTGTTTCCTTACAGAATGGGAAGCAATTCCACGCGCTTGTCATTTGTTAGGTGCAGCACTTGAAAAATCTATGGATGTCTTAGAACATTTAATTGTTTATCCTAAACACATGGAAAACAACTTAAATAAATTAAGAGGTATTATGATGAGCGAATGCGTTATGATGCATTTGGCACCTAAATTGGGTCGTATGACGGCGCATGACATCGTTTATAGAACTTGTATGAAGGCATATGAAGAAGAAGAATATATGGATGTAGCCTTAAAGGCAGAACCAAAAGTTCGTGAAGCCTTTACAGATGAAGAAATTGCAGCAATGATTGATCCGCATAACTATATCGGATATGCGCCGCAGTTTGCAGATCGTGTTCTTGAAAAATACAATGCAAAATAAGAATGAAATAATACGAAAAGACAACGGTTAGGCTTTATAGGATAAGCGGTGGAGGTCGTTCCATCGCTTATCCTATAATAAAAATGCTTTTTCGTAGAGTAGAAAGGTGCGAATACTATGAATAAGAATAGTCGCAACGCGATGATCGTACTGGCGTTAGGTATCATTCTTTGGTTTTGTCCAGTTCCGGAAGGTTTAAAAGTAGAAGCGTGGCATTTATTTATCATCTTTGCCATGACCATTCTTGGCTTTATTCTACAGCCGCTGCCAATTGGAGCAATTGCACTGATTTCGGTTACGTTCTCAGCGTTGTCTAAAACCTTGACACTAAATCAAGCACTGGCTGGTTTTGGCAATAGTACAATTTGGCTTATTATTTGTGCATTTTTATTTGCGCGTGGTTTTATAAAAAGTGGTCTTGGCAGAAGAATTGCTTTTGTTATTATTCGTCTGATTGGCAAATCTTCTTTAACACTTGGGTATGCAATTACCTTAAGTGATTTTGTTATTTCACCGGCAACACCATCAAGTGCGGCACGGGCTGGCGGTATTATTTTCCCAATCATAAAAAGTCTGTCTTCCGCATTGGGGTCTGAACCTGGACCGACTGCTCGTAAATTTGGCGCATATATTATGCAGGTAGAATACCATGCAAATGCAATTACTTGCGCAATGTTTTTAACGGCAATGGCAGGAAATCCGCTTTCGGTGGAATTGGCGGCAAAAACGATTGGGATAGAACTTACCTGGACGTCTTGGGCGGTTGCGGCATTCGTTCCCGGCATGATTTCCTTGATGCTTATGCCGCTCGTTTTATATAAACTTTATCCACCGGAGATTAAAGCAATGCCTGATGCCAAAGGGTTAGCAGAGAAAGAGCTTGAAATCATGGGGCCGATGACGAAAATCGAAAAGATTGTTGCATGTGTGTTCATCGGTGCATTGACTCTTTGGGCAACTTCTGAAATTACGCAAATTAATGCGACGGTAGTTGCAATGGTTGCAGTTTGTGTTATGGTTATCTTTAATGTTCTGAGTTGGCAGGATATTTTGCAAGAAAAAGGTGCATGGGATACGATGTTTTGGATGGGGTCGTTGGTTGCATTGGCAACGGCTCTTGCAAAATCAGGTTTTATTGCTTGGGTAGCTGACTCGGCTGGTGCGTTAATCGCAGCGGCAGGTTTGTCCTGGCTGGTAGCCTTCTCAGCCTTAATTATTATTTATGTATATGCACATTATGGTTTTGCGAGTGTTACAGCGCATATTAGTGCAATGTATGCTGCGTTCCTTGCAATTTCTGTTGCTGCTGGAGCACCACCACTTCTTGCGGCTTTAGCATTTGCATTTTTATCTAATATTATGATTCCATTAACGCATTTTGGTGGCGCTGCAGGACCGATCATTTTTGGTGCAGGCTATGTAACACAGGGAGAATGGTGGAAATTAGGCTTTATTCTTACCACTTTAAATGTAGTTATCTGGCTAGGCATTGGCGGCGCTTGGTGGAAAGTACTAGGTTTATGGTAAGCAGTAATTCCTTCAAAATGGTTTTAATAGGTAAAAACGATTAATATTGTTAATTGTTCAAAACAAAAACAATTTATTTTAATTATAATACGCTTGACAAACCTATATAAAGATCCTATACTATTTATATAGGTTATACCGAATTGGATTAATGATAAACAGAATAAATACTATTGCAATCTTAATTTTATGACCTGATGTATATCGCGTTTTGCCTTAAACGCATTCAATTACATCAAGTTACCATAAAACACCCAAAATATAATAAAAGAAAAGCTAGCAGTTATGCTAGCTTTTCTTTTATGTATTATACTGGGAATCACCATTTTAGCTTGACAAACACATGTAAAATAGTTAACATATAAATGCAAATTAATTAAAAATAAATTAAATTTATAATTTGTATTTGTCATAATAGCTTCGAATAATTCGATAAAATACACCTATAAAAACACAAAAAGCCGTTAACCGAGTGAGCCTACACTATGTGTTGGCTTTTTGTGTTTTTATAGAATAATTTCATCATCGTGATGGTTTACTGGAATGATATAAAATTGTACTTAAGATAATAATTGCACCAAAAATTTCATCTAATGTAGAAAGTGTCTGAAGAACAAGAAAAGCAATTATAATTCCATAGATCGGTTCGAAATAAGCAATTAGCTCTGCAGTATTTTTACGGACATTTTTAAATCCTTGAATGAATACGGTGTGTGCAGCAATTGTGAAAATTGTCCCTAAAAGCATTAGAAATAGAATTTGATTGATGGTGAAAATAGGTGCCTTTATAAATAAAAAAGGCAATAAAAAAGTAGTTGTAACAGCCTGCTCATAAAGAGAGATAACAAGCCCTTGATATTGTTTCACACAGGTGTGATTGATCAAAGACAAGACTGCGTACGTACAACCAGCAATGCTTCCATACATGATCCCTTGTAATGTTGGATTATCCATAGAAATATTCGGCAAAATTAATAAGATAGCGCAAAATACAATATTTGCGATAAAATTATCAGTAAGCTTGAGTTCTTTTTTTGCAAAGTAAGGTTCTATAGAACGAGCTAAAATGGGGAAATTTGAAAAGGTCAACATACCAATTGCAATTGTAGAAAGTGGCACTGACTGAAAAAATACAAGCCAGTGAATAAGAAAGACGGTTCCCATCAAAGCAAGATACATAAAATCAATTTTCTTGGAAAAGTGTTGATCCTCCTTCGTATGCTTTGAGAAAATGAAGAAAAAGCTTACAGAAGAAAAGATTCTTCCTAGTAGAATTGTGAGGGCCGGCATCGTAATTAGCGTGCCAAACAAGCTTGAAAATGCAAAGGATAAAACGACCAAGTGGATGTATAGGAAGTTTTTGCTTAACGTTTGCATAAACAATCACTCCTTAAATTAATATTGTTTATGAAATATTAGCTGTTGTTTATTCCCAGTATAGTAATTTATATTCAATAATCTTAACACAAAAAAAAGAAAAAACAATAGATATGATAAAAACTGTAAAATTCTTTATTTTAAGAAAAATCTGTATATTTAAAATTAATTATAATGAAAACCATAATAATTTTAATTTATAAGACAAGAAATGCTTGACGAAATTACATAAATGGATTATAATACATAAAAATCAATGAACAGTGTTGGTTTGCTGATTAGAAATCTGAAGGCAAAGATAATGGGCTTTAGAGTCTGTTATTTTTGTCTTTTTATTATCAAGGAGGTTATTTATATGAATCCAAAAGCACATTATGGAATTATGGCCATGTTGCTGGCACTTACTTTTGTAACTGCATATATACAAAGATAATGAAAAAGTAAGAGGAATTTTGACATTTTAAGAATTGATCAGACGTTAGTGCAGCTCCATGACAAAGAAGATGTGACTGAATCTGTAGAAGATAGATACGAGAACTTTAAAATTTTGCTGGAAATAAAGCTGAATACTATAATAAAATAAGAACAAATTTATTAAATTTTAATCATACAAGTTAAGAAGATAGAAATAAAATCACGACTTTATATTGACAATTGCCCAAAAAACTAGTAAATTATAAAAATATAAATTTAATATATGCTGATCAGAAAACTGAAGGCAAAAGACAACAGGTATATCGCCGGTTTCTTTTTGCCTTTTTTTAATTCATCCTGATTGAAACATAAAGAAGTTAGAGCAAGTAGAAAATCGAGCGGTATATTGAAATCTAAGAAGTGTATTATAATTTATAATTTAATCTTATATATTTATAGTATCTTTTGCTTTAATTAAAAATAAAGTTTTTGGTGGTGAGATGAGAATGAGCATATCGGAAGAGGCTTGGAGCTTGATTGAGAATGAAGTGCTGGATACAGGTTATGGTACGGTAATTCTTACCGTACAAGACGGTTGTCTGATTCAATTTGAAAAAACGGAAAAATTTCGTTTAGACAATGCAAGCATTGGCAAGAAGAACGAAAAGAGAATCGCACCGACTAAAAAAATTCATGAAAATTTACGCAAGAAGTTGAATGGCTATTTAAAAGATATTAAATTTGGACAAATCAGTATCAACATCAAAGACTATAAAATATCACAGATTGAAAAACTAGAAAAACATCGATTTGAGGATTTGCAGGGCTTGTATGGTGACGGTATATAAAAATAAGGCAAATGTACAGTAACGATAAAATTGCTGTACATTTGCCTTATTTTGTATGAAAATTATTTTTTTAAGTCTTTTAATTTTTCTAAACGTTTTGCTGCTTCTTTTAATGTTGTATATTCTTTGCAGAAACAAAAACGCACATAGTTTTTTCCGTCAGGCATATTTTCGCGATAGAAAGTCGAACCGGGAACGACAGCAACGCCAATTTTTTCTGCAAGGAAGAAAGCAAAGTCAACGTCATCATTATAACCGAAATTTGTAATATCGGACATGATGTAATATGCACCATGCGGAACGATACATTTGAATCCGACATCGTTAAGGACTTGTATCATGAAATCACGGCGTTCTAAATAAAAGGCACTGAGTTCATCATAATATTCTTTTCCGAATTTAAAGGCTTCAGCAATTGCCGTTTGAAGCGGCGCTGCTGCTCCGACCGTCAAGAAATCATGAACTTTACGAATCGATGATGTTAATGCAGGGGAAGCAGTGACAAATCCGATTCTCCAGCCGGTGACACTATACGTTTTGGAGACGCTGTTGACAGCAATGGTTCTTTCAAACATGTTTGGCAAAGTCCAGATCGGAATATGTTTTGTTCCATCAAATAAAATATGTTCATAAATCTCATCACTGATCGCCAATGCATCATATTTTTGACATAAGTCAGCAATAAATTGGGTTTCTTCTAAAGTAAATACTTTGCCTGTCGGATTGTTTGG from Massilibacillus massiliensis carries:
- the purB gene encoding adenylosuccinate lyase: MASTTIDSQIFGCLFSTDKMREIFSDKSIAQKWLDTEAALAKAQGELGIIPKEKADEINKKANAALLDIPQIGEYYKSSITIVPLLKAFKAVLDDNAGEYVHWGATSQDIVDTGLVLQMRDAYDVLLEQLKSCQKSTLKLVKEHRDTIMCGRTHVIHALPITLGYKVAVWADELGRNIERMEAMKDRVFVGEMSGAVGTLASHPEKGLEVQARMMEILNLNVPAISWHVARDNQAEFVSTLAIIAGTIGKIASEILSLQRTEIIELEEPFFMGKVGSSTMPHKRNPQVVENIIAVCRSVRSIAPAIVESMVSENERDWGCFLTEWEAIPRACHLLGAALEKSMDVLEHLIVYPKHMENNLNKLRGIMMSECVMMHLAPKLGRMTAHDIVYRTCMKAYEEEEYMDVALKAEPKVREAFTDEEIAAMIDPHNYIGYAPQFADRVLEKYNAK
- a CDS encoding anion permease codes for the protein MNKNSRNAMIVLALGIILWFCPVPEGLKVEAWHLFIIFAMTILGFILQPLPIGAIALISVTFSALSKTLTLNQALAGFGNSTIWLIICAFLFARGFIKSGLGRRIAFVIIRLIGKSSLTLGYAITLSDFVISPATPSSAARAGGIIFPIIKSLSSALGSEPGPTARKFGAYIMQVEYHANAITCAMFLTAMAGNPLSVELAAKTIGIELTWTSWAVAAFVPGMISLMLMPLVLYKLYPPEIKAMPDAKGLAEKELEIMGPMTKIEKIVACVFIGALTLWATSEITQINATVVAMVAVCVMVIFNVLSWQDILQEKGAWDTMFWMGSLVALATALAKSGFIAWVADSAGALIAAAGLSWLVAFSALIIIYVYAHYGFASVTAHISAMYAAFLAISVAAGAPPLLAALAFAFLSNIMIPLTHFGGAAGPIIFGAGYVTQGEWWKLGFILTTLNVVIWLGIGGAWWKVLGLW
- a CDS encoding DMT family transporter, coding for MQTLSKNFLYIHLVVLSFAFSSLFGTLITMPALTILLGRIFSSVSFFFIFSKHTKEDQHFSKKIDFMYLALMGTVFLIHWLVFFQSVPLSTIAIGMLTFSNFPILARSIEPYFAKKELKLTDNFIANIVFCAILLILPNISMDNPTLQGIMYGSIAGCTYAVLSLINHTCVKQYQGLVISLYEQAVTTTFLLPFLFIKAPIFTINQILFLMLLGTIFTIAAHTVFIQGFKNVRKNTAELIAYFEPIYGIIIAFLVLQTLSTLDEIFGAIIILSTILYHSSKPSR
- a CDS encoding YezD family protein, whose protein sequence is MSISEEAWSLIENEVLDTGYGTVILTVQDGCLIQFEKTEKFRLDNASIGKKNEKRIAPTKKIHENLRKKLNGYLKDIKFGQISINIKDYKISQIEKLEKHRFEDLQGLYGDGI
- a CDS encoding pyridoxal phosphate-dependent aminotransferase, with translation MRNFTSLKAAQFTESVIREMSRVATANKAVNLAQGFPDFPAPDALKIAAAKAIFNDHNQYAITWGTKDLRDALVDKIKRDYNTTLDPEKQVTVCCGATEGMIATLLATINPGDEVIIFEPFYENYGADVILCGATPRYITLSAPDYALDKEKLASLFNEKTRAIILNTPNNPTGKVFTLEETQFIADLCQKYDALAISDEIYEHILFDGTKHIPIWTLPNMFERTIAVNSVSKTYSVTGWRIGFVTASPALTSSIRKVHDFLTVGAAAPLQTAIAEAFKFGKEYYDELSAFYLERRDFMIQVLNDVGFKCIVPHGAYYIMSDITNFGYNDDVDFAFFLAEKIGVAVVPGSTFYRENMPDGKNYVRFCFCKEYTTLKEAAKRLEKLKDLKK